The Flaviramulus sp. BrNp1-15 genome includes the window AACGTATTGCAAACCATTTTCCACCTAATAAGGAACACAGATTCTATTCTCTTTCCGATTACAATTTCTTTATTGAATCTATAAGAAAACATGTTGAAGAAAAAAACATAGACATTATTGTAATGGGCACAAAAGGCGCTTCTGGTTTAAAAAAAATTATAATGGGAAGTAATACTGGTGATGTCATAACAAAAGTAAAATGCACAACTTTAGCAGTACCAGAAGATGCCGAATTTGTTAAACTTAATGAAATGGCTTTTCCAACAGATTTTTCTTTGAATTATGATATACAAATACTTCAACCACTTACAGATATTTTAGAACATTATGAAGCCATTTTAAGAATACTTCATATTAGTAAAAAGAATACAGATTTAAACATTGAACAAAAAAGAAACAGAGAATTATTAGGAGATTATTTTAACGATAAAAAACA containing:
- a CDS encoding universal stress protein, whose translation is MKNILLPTDFSENSWNAIKYAVNFFEKEACNFYLLHVNRIGNNIMNGSPYIATEEVLEEVYTKPVKQQIRKVLKRIANHFPPNKEHRFYSLSDYNFFIESIRKHVEEKNIDIIVMGTKGASGLKKIIMGSNTGDVITKVKCTTLAVPEDAEFVKLNEMAFPTDFSLNYDIQILQPLTDILEHYEAILRILHISKKNTDLNIEQKRNRELLGDYFNDKKHSFHYLTNKKVEDAIQCFVESRDINMICMVAKNLNYFQQILFHSKIEEISYHTEIPFLVLHEKN